The Streptomyces sp. NBC_01353 genome contains a region encoding:
- a CDS encoding chemotaxis protein, whose translation MQPALSTDVLAKLRQPRPYPAVSLLMPTHRREPDNAQDPVRLRNLLAQAGELLQADPAVTRERRADVLSQLEHALAEVDLVHAEDGLVIYAAPGEHQVWSVARSVPERVVIADTFLTRNLVAAQAAEQPFWALAVAADRVSLWNGDAEHVTEHTEDGFPMTRSLEDPDAERKERIGDMPSTFRDEQTRQFMRQAHEALRRVLSSSPRPLYVLGEAAAVSFLEEIGPLGKDTTILQRGGLAAGPAAQVWQALEPLRTGKAAADKAAVVSELDAAQGRREFAGGLDEAWKAAKEGRIRLLAVEEHFQAIVRDYGDHLEPAEAADLDSRDDIVDEIVEQALQTGAEVRFVPDDTLSGAGRIAGVLRY comes from the coding sequence ATGCAACCCGCCCTCAGTACCGACGTGCTCGCGAAACTGCGTCAGCCCCGTCCCTATCCGGCGGTGTCGTTGCTCATGCCGACACACCGCCGCGAGCCCGACAACGCGCAGGATCCCGTCCGGCTCCGCAACCTCCTGGCCCAGGCCGGGGAGCTGCTCCAGGCGGACCCGGCAGTGACCCGCGAGCGGCGTGCGGACGTGCTGAGCCAGTTGGAGCATGCCCTGGCGGAGGTGGACCTCGTCCACGCCGAGGACGGCCTCGTGATCTACGCGGCGCCCGGGGAACACCAGGTGTGGTCCGTGGCCCGCTCGGTGCCCGAGCGCGTCGTGATCGCCGACACCTTCCTCACCCGCAACCTCGTCGCCGCCCAGGCGGCCGAGCAGCCCTTCTGGGCCCTCGCCGTGGCGGCCGACCGGGTCTCGCTGTGGAACGGCGACGCCGAGCACGTCACCGAACACACCGAGGACGGCTTTCCGATGACGCGGAGCCTGGAGGACCCGGACGCGGAGCGCAAGGAACGCATCGGCGACATGCCGAGCACCTTCCGCGACGAACAGACCCGCCAGTTCATGCGCCAGGCGCACGAGGCGCTGCGCAGGGTGCTCAGCTCCTCCCCCCGCCCGCTGTACGTGCTCGGTGAGGCCGCGGCGGTGTCCTTCCTGGAGGAGATCGGTCCGCTGGGCAAGGACACGACGATCCTCCAGCGCGGCGGCCTGGCCGCCGGTCCGGCCGCCCAGGTGTGGCAGGCGCTCGAGCCTCTGCGTACGGGCAAGGCGGCGGCGGACAAGGCGGCGGTCGTCTCCGAACTGGACGCGGCACAGGGCCGACGCGAGTTCGCCGGCGGTCTCGACGAGGCGTGGAAGGCCGCGAAGGAGGGCCGTATCCGGCTGCTGGCGGTGGAGGAGCACTTCCAGGCGATCGTCCGCGACTACGGCGACCACCTGGAACCGGCCGAGGCGGCCGACCTCGACTCGCGGGACGACATCGTGGACGAGATCGTCGAGCAGGCCCTGCAGACAGGGGCGGAAGTGCGCTTCGTACCCGACGACACGCTGTCCGGCGCGGGCCGGATCGCCGGCGTCCTGCGCTACTGA
- a CDS encoding DUF1269 domain-containing protein: MSDLIVIGYEERSVANKAFKTVQELEKAHVVELGGLAVVSVDLEGEIHVDTPKKSEKTAISATAGALWGLVFGIVVLTPGLGVVGAAIGGLIGKLNQMGIDKGFREKVQSLLEPGSSAVVIMASKMDEDKFAAAMQGYGGTVLKTSLAEEDEKELVDQLAGDSE; the protein is encoded by the coding sequence ATGTCAGATCTCATCGTCATCGGCTACGAAGAGCGCTCGGTCGCGAACAAGGCCTTCAAGACGGTTCAGGAGCTGGAGAAGGCCCACGTGGTCGAGCTCGGCGGACTCGCGGTCGTCTCCGTCGACCTGGAGGGCGAGATTCATGTCGACACGCCCAAGAAGAGCGAGAAGACGGCCATCTCGGCCACGGCGGGGGCGCTCTGGGGCCTGGTCTTCGGAATCGTCGTCCTCACTCCGGGGCTCGGCGTGGTGGGTGCCGCCATCGGAGGACTGATCGGCAAGCTGAATCAGATGGGCATCGACAAGGGCTTCCGGGAGAAGGTCCAGTCCCTTCTCGAGCCCGGTTCCTCCGCCGTGGTGATCATGGCGTCGAAGATGGACGAGGACAAGTTCGCCGCCGCCATGCAGGGTTACGGCGGAACGGTCCTCAAGACCTCGCTCGCTGAGGAGGACGAGAAGGAGCTCGTGGACCAGCTGGCCGGCGACTCCGAGTAG
- a CDS encoding helix-turn-helix transcriptional regulator has product MSLPHAILTALLEKPSSGLELTRRFDKSIGYFWSATHQQIYRELGKLEQAGHIRALPAPVPARGQKKEYEVLPAGREELTEWVARSEDPKPMRAALLLRMRAAAVVGAPGMREELSRHLDLHRSQLEEYLAIEARDFPPARRESEPDRLRHLVLRGGIDLERFWVEWLTHALAELER; this is encoded by the coding sequence ATGTCCCTCCCGCACGCGATCCTGACCGCGCTGCTCGAGAAGCCGTCCTCCGGCCTCGAGCTGACGCGTCGCTTCGACAAGTCGATCGGCTACTTCTGGTCGGCCACGCATCAGCAGATCTATCGCGAGCTGGGCAAGCTGGAGCAGGCGGGGCACATCCGTGCCCTGCCCGCCCCGGTGCCGGCACGTGGGCAGAAGAAGGAGTACGAGGTCCTGCCCGCGGGCCGCGAGGAGCTGACCGAGTGGGTGGCGCGGAGCGAGGACCCCAAGCCGATGCGGGCGGCGCTGCTGCTGCGGATGCGGGCCGCGGCGGTCGTCGGGGCGCCCGGTATGCGGGAGGAGCTGAGCCGCCATCTCGACCTGCACCGGAGCCAGTTGGAGGAGTACCTGGCGATCGAGGCACGGGACTTCCCGCCCGCGCGCCGGGAGAGCGAGCCGGACCGGCTGCGGCATCTGGTCCTGCGGGGCGGGATCGATCTGGAGCGGTTCTGGGTGGAGTGGCTGACGCACGCGCTGGCGGAGCTGGAGCGCTGA
- a CDS encoding NADPH-dependent 2,4-dienoyl-CoA reductase, whose protein sequence is MTTPYPHLLSPLDLGFTTLPNRVLMGSMHVGLEETENGFERMAAFYAERARGGVGLIVTGGIAPNEAGRPWDGGAKLSTEDEVGEHKLITEAVHAEGGRIAMQILHFGRYAYHPALVAPSAIQAPISPFVPNELTDAEVEQTVEDYARCAELAKAAGYDGVEVMGSEGYLINEFIAAATNQRTDRWGGSYENRVRFPLEIVRRIRERVGEDFIVIYRLSMLDLVPGGSTLEEVVALAKEIEAAGATIINTGIGWHEARIPTIATSVPRGAYTWVTKKLMGAVSIPLVTSNRINTPEVAEQILAEGRADIVSMARPFLADPEFVAKAAADRADTINTCIGCNQACLDHTFSLKITSCLVNPRACHETELVLSPTRLAKRIAVVGAGPAGLAFSVSAAERGHSVTLFDAAAEIGGQLNIAKRVPGKEEFDETLRYFRTQLDERGVEVRLNTPVAAGDLDGYDEVVVATGVTPRTPAIEGVDHPSVVSYLDVLRDGAPVGERVAIIGAGGIGFDVAEFLTDGGEGASQDPETYFRQWGVDTSYETRGGLRAPERPKPPRQVHLLQRKTTKVGAGLGKTTGWIHRAEMKHRGVTMVAGASYERIDDEGLHLTIDGEPQTVPVDTIVLCTGQDPRRGLYEELIAAGRTAHLIGGADVAAELDAKRAIDQGTRLAATL, encoded by the coding sequence ATGACCACCCCGTACCCGCACCTGCTGAGCCCTCTCGATCTCGGGTTCACCACCCTGCCGAACCGGGTGCTCATGGGTTCCATGCACGTCGGCCTCGAGGAGACCGAGAACGGCTTCGAGCGGATGGCCGCGTTCTACGCCGAGCGCGCCCGCGGCGGCGTCGGCCTGATCGTGACCGGCGGCATCGCCCCGAACGAGGCCGGCCGCCCCTGGGACGGCGGCGCCAAGCTCAGCACCGAGGACGAGGTCGGCGAGCACAAGCTCATCACCGAGGCCGTGCACGCCGAGGGCGGGCGCATCGCGATGCAGATCCTGCACTTCGGCCGGTACGCCTACCACCCCGCACTCGTCGCCCCCAGCGCGATCCAGGCGCCGATCAGCCCCTTCGTCCCCAACGAGCTCACCGACGCCGAGGTCGAGCAGACCGTCGAGGACTACGCCCGCTGCGCCGAGCTGGCCAAGGCCGCCGGGTACGACGGCGTCGAGGTCATGGGCTCCGAGGGCTACCTGATCAACGAGTTCATCGCGGCCGCCACCAACCAGCGCACCGACCGCTGGGGCGGCAGCTACGAGAACCGGGTCCGCTTCCCGCTGGAGATCGTCCGGCGCATCCGTGAGCGGGTCGGCGAGGACTTCATCGTCATCTACCGGCTCTCGATGCTGGACCTGGTGCCGGGCGGTTCCACCCTGGAGGAGGTCGTCGCCCTCGCCAAGGAGATCGAGGCCGCAGGCGCCACCATCATCAACACCGGTATCGGCTGGCACGAGGCCCGCATCCCCACCATCGCCACCTCGGTGCCCCGTGGCGCGTACACCTGGGTGACCAAGAAGCTGATGGGCGCGGTGAGCATCCCCCTCGTCACCAGCAACCGCATCAACACCCCCGAGGTCGCCGAGCAGATCCTCGCCGAGGGCCGCGCCGACATCGTCTCCATGGCCCGTCCCTTCCTGGCCGACCCGGAGTTCGTCGCCAAGGCCGCCGCGGACCGCGCCGACACCATCAACACCTGCATCGGCTGCAACCAGGCGTGCCTGGACCACACGTTCAGCCTGAAGATCACCTCCTGCCTGGTGAACCCCCGCGCCTGCCACGAGACCGAGCTGGTCCTCTCCCCCACCCGTCTCGCCAAGCGGATCGCAGTCGTCGGCGCGGGACCGGCCGGACTCGCCTTCTCCGTGTCCGCCGCCGAACGCGGCCACTCCGTCACCCTGTTCGACGCGGCGGCCGAGATCGGCGGACAGCTGAACATCGCCAAGCGCGTGCCGGGCAAGGAGGAGTTCGACGAGACGCTGCGCTACTTCCGTACCCAGCTCGACGAGCGCGGGGTCGAGGTCCGGCTGAACACCCCCGTCGCGGCAGGCGACCTCGACGGCTACGACGAGGTGGTCGTCGCCACCGGAGTCACTCCGCGCACCCCGGCGATCGAGGGCGTCGACCACCCCAGCGTCGTCAGCTACCTCGACGTCCTGCGGGACGGCGCGCCGGTCGGCGAGCGCGTCGCGATCATCGGTGCGGGCGGCATCGGGTTCGACGTCGCCGAGTTCCTCACCGACGGCGGCGAGGGCGCGAGCCAGGACCCCGAGACCTACTTCCGCCAGTGGGGTGTCGACACCTCGTACGAGACGCGGGGCGGACTGCGCGCCCCCGAGCGGCCGAAGCCGCCGCGCCAGGTCCACCTGCTCCAGCGCAAGACCACGAAGGTCGGCGCCGGACTCGGCAAGACCACCGGCTGGATCCACCGCGCCGAGATGAAGCACCGGGGCGTCACGATGGTCGCGGGCGCGTCGTACGAGCGGATCGACGACGAGGGCCTGCACCTCACGATCGACGGCGAGCCGCAGACCGTCCCGGTCGACACGATCGTCCTGTGCACGGGTCAGGATCCGCGCCGGGGCCTGTACGAGGAGCTGATCGCCGCGGGCCGCACGGCGCACCTCATCGGCGGCGCCGACGTGGCCGCCGAGCTGGACGCCAAGCGCGCCATCGACCAGGGCACGCGACTGGCGGCCACCCTGTGA
- a CDS encoding ATP-binding cassette domain-containing protein yields MSPAPPVVELVKATFAYEDGPVVLDGIDFAVPEGRAMALLGRNGGGKTTLLRLLSGGLRSSDGALRLDGEDVSYDRKGLTRLRTTVQLVVQDPDDQLFAASVGQDVSFGPMNLGLPEEEVRLRVREALEALDIVALEDRPTHLLSYGQRKRAAIAGAVAMRPRVLIMDEPTAGLDPHGQERLLEVLGRLRDSGTTVVMATHDVDLALRWADEAAVLSPEGLRTGPIEELLADDELLDAARLRRPWGMAVTRLLRAHGLLAADVEGPRTAEDLDTWVTAPRGA; encoded by the coding sequence GTGAGCCCTGCACCTCCTGTCGTGGAACTGGTGAAGGCCACGTTCGCCTATGAGGACGGGCCGGTCGTCCTCGACGGCATCGACTTCGCCGTGCCGGAGGGCCGGGCGATGGCCCTCCTCGGCCGCAACGGCGGCGGCAAGACGACGCTGCTGCGGCTGCTGAGCGGGGGTCTGCGCAGCAGCGACGGCGCGCTCCGGCTGGACGGCGAGGACGTGTCGTACGACCGGAAGGGGCTGACCCGGCTGCGGACGACCGTGCAACTGGTGGTCCAGGACCCGGACGACCAGCTCTTCGCCGCCTCGGTCGGCCAGGACGTGTCGTTCGGGCCGATGAATCTGGGGCTTCCGGAGGAGGAGGTACGGCTCCGGGTCCGCGAGGCGCTGGAGGCGCTGGACATCGTGGCCCTGGAGGACCGGCCGACCCATCTGTTGTCGTACGGGCAGCGGAAGCGGGCGGCGATCGCGGGCGCCGTGGCGATGCGGCCGCGGGTCCTCATCATGGACGAGCCGACGGCCGGGCTCGACCCGCACGGGCAGGAGCGGCTCCTGGAGGTGCTCGGGCGGCTGCGGGACTCCGGTACGACGGTGGTCATGGCCACGCACGATGTCGATCTGGCGCTGCGCTGGGCGGACGAGGCCGCGGTGCTCTCGCCCGAGGGGCTGCGGACGGGCCCGATCGAGGAGCTGCTCGCCGACGACGAGCTCCTCGACGCGGCGCGCCTGCGTCGGCCCTGGGGCATGGCGGTGACGCGGCTGCTGCGCGCGCACGGCCTGCTCGCCGCGGACGTGGAGGGTCCGCGCACGGCGGAGGACCTGGACACCTGGGTCACGGCACCGCGAGGCGCGTGA
- the cbiQ gene encoding cobalt ECF transporter T component CbiQ, which produces MLPIDAAAHSSRWRRRHPCEKAVLGFGLTLCAVCLPPWPGAVLVAAATLAVLLGPAGVPGRQLWRAFRIPLGFCVTGAIPLLFEVGGARGLVALAPDGPVHAGELLLRTSAASLGVLLFAFTTPVSDVLPRLVRAGVPAPVVDVALVMYRISFLLLDAISKIRQAQAARLGLTTRAATWRSLAGLGATAFVRAFDRAQRLQTGLAGRGYDGTLRVLVPQAGVSTRFLASTAGLLAGLVALTLVLERSLP; this is translated from the coding sequence ATGCTGCCGATCGACGCGGCGGCGCACAGCAGTCGCTGGCGCCGCCGTCACCCCTGCGAGAAAGCTGTGCTCGGGTTCGGTCTGACGCTGTGCGCGGTCTGTCTGCCGCCCTGGCCGGGCGCCGTGCTCGTCGCGGCGGCCACGCTCGCCGTGCTCCTCGGTCCTGCCGGGGTGCCGGGGCGCCAGCTGTGGCGGGCGTTCCGGATCCCGCTGGGGTTCTGTGTGACGGGCGCGATCCCGCTCCTGTTCGAGGTCGGCGGAGCACGGGGGCTCGTCGCCCTCGCGCCGGACGGACCGGTGCACGCGGGCGAGTTGCTGCTGCGGACCTCGGCCGCGTCCCTGGGCGTGCTGCTGTTCGCGTTCACCACGCCCGTCTCGGACGTGCTGCCGCGTCTCGTACGGGCCGGGGTGCCGGCGCCCGTGGTGGACGTGGCGCTGGTGATGTACCGGATCAGCTTCCTGCTCCTGGACGCCATCTCCAAGATCCGGCAGGCGCAGGCGGCCCGGCTCGGGCTCACCACCCGGGCAGCGACCTGGCGCTCGCTCGCGGGGCTCGGCGCGACCGCGTTCGTGCGTGCCTTCGACCGGGCGCAGCGCCTGCAGACGGGGCTCGCCGGGCGGGGGTACGACGGGACCCTGCGGGTCCTGGTGCCCCAGGCGGGGGTGTCGACCCGCTTCCTCGCGTCGACGGCCGGCCTCCTGGCCGGTCTCGTCGCGCTCACTCTCGTACTGGAAAGGTCCCTGCCGTGA